Proteins from one Primulina huaijiensis isolate GDHJ02 chromosome 18, ASM1229523v2, whole genome shotgun sequence genomic window:
- the LOC140965144 gene encoding protein kinase PINOID, whose amino-acid sequence MIDEYPERNFEELNCDQGVTCSCKSSMSSDTTVSHCTSFSRLSFELPTSSPERQAVMKPHHSSDSLFQAIRLKTNLSFRDFSLVRQIGSGDIGRVYLCSLRGTADEERLFAMKVVDNDMLALKKKTHRAETERKILRLLDHPFLPTLYAEFEASHFSCVVMEYCGGGDLHSLRYKQPQRRFSLGSARFYAAEVLVALEYLHMLGIIYRDLKPENVLVRSDGHIMLTDFDLSLCSAAVPAVESPKFSSDAVSSPKTSRSPRLLTPFSCISNHFFRSKKIQTLEANRLFVAEPVAARSCSFVGTHEYVSPEVAYGTSHGNAVDWWALGIFIYEMIYGRTPFTGATNEATLRNIIRKPLSFNPESPCSIDEHHARDLISGLLNKDPDKRLGSKRGAADVKTHPFFKGLNFALIRTVWPPGAAETQRHNKTTTLRRQTAPFNEF is encoded by the exons ATGATAGACGAGTACCCAGAGAGGAATTTCGAGGAGTTGAATTGTGATCAAGGGGTGACTTGCTCCTGCAAGAGCTCGATGAGCAGTGACACCACCGTAAGCCACTGCACGAGCTTCAGCCGGCTGTCGTTCGAGCTCCCGACTAGCTCTCCGGAGCGGCAGGCGGTGATGAAGCCGCACCACTCGTCGGACTCTTTGTTTCAAGCCATTCGATTGAAGACGAACCTGAGCTTCCGTGACTTCAGCTTGGTAAGACAGATCGGAAGCGGCGATATTGGTAGAGTTTATCTCTGCAGCCTCCGTGGCACCGCGGATGAGGAGCGACTCTTCGCCATGAAAGTGGTGGATAATGACATGCTGGCTTTGAAGAAGAAGACGCACAGAGCGGAGACTGAGAGGAAAATCTTGAGGCTACTGGATCACCCGTTTTTGCCAACCCTTTACGCGGAATTCGAAGCTTCGCATTTTTCCTGTGTTGTGATGGAGTACTGCGGCGGCGGCGATTTACATTCTCTTAGATATAAGCAGCCGCAAAGACGCTTCTCCCTCGGCTCAGCCCG GTTTTATGCAGCTGAGGTTCTGGTAGCTCTAGAGTACCTCCACATGTTGGGAATAATCTACAGAGATTTGAAGCCGGAAAACGTGTTAGTGAGATCCGACGGTCATATTATGCTCACCGACTTTGATCTATCCCTGTGCTCCGCCGCCGTTCCGGCCGTTGAATCTCCAAAATTTTCATCTGACGCGGTATCGTCTCCCAAAACCTCACGCAGCCCTCGTTTACTGACCCCATTCTCCTGCATTTCTAACCATTTTTTCCGCTCCAAGAAAATCCAAACTCTGGAGGCCAACCGCCTTTTCGTGGCGGAACCCGTCGCGGCCCGGTCTTGTTCTTTCGTCGGAACCCACGAGTACGTGTCACCGGAGGTGGCTTACGGTACATCCCATGGCAACGCCGTCGACTGGTGGGCCCTCGGTATCTTCATCTACGAGATGATCTACGGAAGAACCCCATTCACAGGCGCAACCAACGAAGCTACGCTGCGTAACATCATCAGAAAACCTCTATCATTCAACCCCGAATCCCCATGCAGCATAGATGAGCACCACGCGCGGGACCTGATATCCGGGTTGCTGAACAAGGATCCGGATAAACGACTCGGTTCAAAGAGAGGGGCAGCCGATGTAAAAACCCACCCCTTCTTCAAAGGGTTGAATTTTGCGCTGATCAGGACGGTGTGGCCACCTGGAGCGGCGGAAACCCAGAGGCACAACAAAACGACGACGTTGCGTCGTCAAACGGCGCCGTTTAACGAGTTCTGA